A genomic region of Vitis vinifera cultivar Pinot Noir 40024 chromosome 7, ASM3070453v1 contains the following coding sequences:
- the LOC100242317 gene encoding uncharacterized protein LOC100242317 yields MPSVLNFIGAHLLSDSAMESQHQKNTTHKNVKVLCTNPCCFFCAMNEADPSLRRAGIAKCFKEMPLRDDQEHVLALSGLWNIAMTQPDDPEFPLLGIFECAANLIRRGISDKEWLLRDQNIYIPYYAAHIIGSYTMNKVQFAERAVKSGVISSLMELLRGKMSWVEKRVAVRALGHLASHERTFEAIAVHEAEIIHESMETASTCLDEVYVEFVGVEHTRRLKYHCDLLTRGTGGLEIENRKAEEWASQLQCWSLYLLNCFACKERSLNRICNKEFLKKLCGMWGGLANGSSPAGIGLIRNLCYTKTGRRSVADSKEVIESLCNTSRSSDEWQYMAIDCLLLILKDPDTRYKVLNTAVLFLVDLVELRSLRGRTKVGEAITQTLLQDYNQLKYGNLDLKSKRAERTLEEIWDLKVERKKRENIMTEEEARERRLLAGVMKQEGNQLFWSGDIEAAVLKYTEALELCPLKMRKERVVLHSNRAQCHLLLRDTESAISDSTRALNLSSVLSPHSKSLWRRSQAYDMKGLAKESLMDCLMFINDRIKSLDTNGVKIPYYAARMITKQMNTTWIFATARSKNLNNHGVENQESNGHHQVDETTMTTDTRKRQKGIAGMPTIAEEPAIGIMQGRKLERTGHKKKGLSVIDKLTRAKIG; encoded by the exons ATGCCCAGTGTACTAAACTTCATCGGAGCTCATCTTCTTTCTGACTCGGCCATGGAGTCGCAGCACCAAAAGAATACGACACACAAGAATGTTAAGGTGCTGTGCACAAACCCTTGTTGTTTCTTTTGCGCCATGAATGAGGCAGACCCGTCTCTCAGGAGGGCTGGAATAGCCAAGTGCTTCAAGGAGATGCCTCTCAGAGACGATCAAGAGCACGTCCTGGCATTGAGTGGGCTCTGGAACATCGCCATGACGCAGCCTGATGACCCGGAATTTCCGTTGCTCGGCATCTTTGAATGCGCTGCAAATCTAATCCGCAGGGGGATCAGTGACAAAGAGTGGCTTCTGAGGGACCAGAACATCTACATCCCATACTATGCGGCCCATATTATTGGGTCCTACACCATGAACAAGGTTCAGTTTGCAGAGAGAGCTGTGAAATCAGGCGTGATTTCGTCACTGATGGAGCTTTTGAGAGGAAAGATGAGTTGGGTCGAGAAAAGAGTGGCTGTTCGGGCACTGGGTCACCTGGCAAGCCATGAAAGAACCTTCGAAGCCATTGCTGTGCATGAAGCTGAGATAATACACGAATCCATGGAGACAGCTTCCACATGTCTTGACGAGGTCTACGTTGAATTCGTAGGCGTGGAACATACAAGAAGATTGAAGTACCACTGTGATTTGCTAACAAGAGGGACTGGAGGATTGGAGATTGAGAACAgaaaggctgaggaatgggctAGCCAACTCCAGTGCTGGTCTCTCTATCTCCTGAACTGCTTTGCATGCAAAGAAAGATCTCTGAATCGCATCTGTAACAAAGAGTTCTTGAAGAAATTGTGTGGAATGTGGGGTGGGTTGGCTAATGGATCTTCTCCCGCAGGAATTGGACTCATCAGAAATCTGTGTTACACCAAAACCGGAAGAAGAAGCGTGGCAGATTCAAAGGAAGTGATAGAGAGCCTCTGCAACACATCTAGATCTTCAGATGAGTGGCAGTACATGGCCATTGATTGTCTTCTCCTAATTCTCAAGGACCCAGATACGAGATATAAAGTTCTAAATACTGCGGTTCTGTTCCTCGTTGATTTGGTTGAACTCAGAAGCCTCAGAGGAAGAACCAAAGTAGGAGAAGCAATCACACAGACGCTACTACAGGATTATAATCAACTCAAATACGGGAATCTGGATTTGAAGAGCAAAAGAGCTGAAAGAACATTGGAAGAGATATGGGATTTGAAAgtggagagaaaaaagagagagaatataATGACAGAAGAGGAGGCTAGAGAGAGAAGACTCCTGGCGGGCGTGATGAAACAAGAAGGAAATCAATTGTTCTGGTCAGGTGACATTGAAGCAGCAGTGTTGAAGTACACAGAAGCTTTGGAGTTGTGCCCATTAAAGATGAGAAAAGAGAGAGTTGTTCTTCATAGCAATAGAGCTCAATGCCATCTCCTCCTGAGAGACACAGAATCCGCCATTAGCGACTCAACTCGAGCTCTGAACCTATCCAGTGTGCTGAGTCCTCACAGTAAGAGCCTGTGGAGAAGATCACAGGCCTACGATATGAAAGGTTTGGCCAAAGAAAGCTTGATGGACTGCTTAATGTTCATCAATGATCGTATCAAGTCTCTGGACACCAACGGTGTCAAGATCCCCTACTACGCGGCACGTATGATTACCAAGCAGATGAACACCACGTGGATTTTCGCAACTGCCAGGTCAAAAAATTTGAACAATCATGGTGTCGAAAATCAAGAATCGAACGGGCATCACCAAGTTGATGAAACGACAATGACGACGGATACAAGGAAGAGGCAGAAGGGCATTGCTG GTATGCCCACTATTGCAGAAGAACCGGCGATTGGAATAATGCAGGGGAGAAAGCTAGAAAGGACAGGACATAAAAAGAAAGGTCTCAGCGTTATTGATAAATTGACACGTGCCAAAATTGGGTGA